A stretch of the Lolium perenne isolate Kyuss_39 chromosome 3, Kyuss_2.0, whole genome shotgun sequence genome encodes the following:
- the LOC127342612 gene encoding polygalacturonase At1g48100 isoform X1: MEVVTARTAIALLLALLVATSFLCDGVHGRHHHHHTKRTNHSSARPPSRAPGPRRAPSPRHASPPAPPASPMPVAPAPAPADDDSDVYDLMKDFGAAGDGVTDDTDALKTAWDTACQADGEGVVVAAAGHSFLVHTTTFTGPCQGSVTLQIDGTIVAPSDPTTWPANSKRNWLVFYKADGVSLTGAGLIDGKGQKWWDLPCKPHKVRTDIRLSDDELSVPETKLLCLSFFLFCQGGSTHGPCDSPVALRFFESNNVTVQGLKVQDSPEFHFRFDSCRGVHVNGLSISSPALSPNTDGIHVENTQDVLITNTVVSNGDDCVSIGAGTLNVHIENVTCGPGHGISIGSLGKQGSRACVANITVRNAVIRHSDNGVRIKTWQGGSGSVSAVTFENVRMDAVRNPIIIDQYYCLTKSCENATTAVFVSDITYAGIRGTYDVRGPPIHFGCSDAVPCTNITLSGVELLPASGDTVDNPFCWNVYGNATTPTVPPVACLMEGVPRNVEDSSSLKCY; the protein is encoded by the exons ATGGAGGTCGTCACCGCTAGGACCGCCATTGCCCTACTTCTCGCGCTCCTGGTCGCCACGAGCTTCCTTTGCGACGGCGTCCatggccgccaccaccaccaccacacgaaGCGGACCAACCACAGCTCCGCGCGCCCGCCGTCCCGGGCACCGGGGCCGAGACGAGCACCTTCACCAAGGCATGCGTCTCCGCCTGCCCCGCCGGCAAGTCCAATGCCTGTCGCTCCCGCGCCCGCGCCGGCGGACGACGACAGCGACGTCTACGACCTCATGAAGGATTTCGGCGCGGCCGGGGACGGCGTGACCGACGACACCGACGCGTTAAAGACAGCGTGGGACACCGCGTGCCAGGCCGACGGGGAGGGCGTCGTCGTCGCGGCCGCCGGGCACTCGTTCCTGGTGCACACCACCACCTTCACCGGGCCGTGCCAGGGCAGCGTCACGCTGCAG ATCGATGGCACGATCGTCGCGCCGAGCGACCCCACGACGTGGCCGGCCAACAGCAAGCGCAACTGGCTAGTCTTCTACAAGGCAGACGGCGTGTCGCTGACCGGCGCCGGCCTCATCGACGGCAAGGGACAGAAGTGGTGGGATCTCCCCTGCAAGCCTCACAAGGTAAGAACCGATATCAGGCTAAGTGACGACGAGCTCAGTGTACCGGAGACTAAGTTGCTCTGTTTATCTTTCTTCCTTTTTTGCCAGGGAGGAAGCACGCACGGACCATGTGACAGCCCAGTG GCGCTGAGGTTCTTCGAGAGCAACAACGTGACGGTGCAAGGGCTCAAGGTGCAGGACAGCCCGGAGTTCCACTTCCGGTTCGACAGCTGCCGCGGCGTGCACGTCAACGGCCTCTCCATCAGCTCCCCCGCGCTGAGCCCCAACACCGACGGCATCCATGTCGAGAACACCCAGGACGTCCTCATCACCAACACCGTCGTCTCCAACGGCGACGACTGCGTCTCCATCGGCGCCGGCACCCTCAACGTACACATCGAGAACGTTACCTGCGGTCCCGGCCACGGCATCAG CATCGGGAGCCTGGGGAAGCAGGGCTCGCGGGCGTGCGTGGCCAACATCACGGTGCGGAACGCGGTGATCCGGCACTCGGACAACGGCGTGCGGATCAAGACGTGGCAGGGCGGCTCCGGGTCGGTGTCGGCGGTGACCTTCGAGAACGTGCGCATGGACGCCGTGCGCAACCCCATCATCATCGACCAGTACTACTGCCTCACCAAGAGCTGCGAGAACGCCACCACGGCGGTCTTCGTCTCCGACATCACCTACGCCGGCATCCGGGGCACCTACGACGTGCGCGGCCCGCCCATACACTTCGGCTGCAGCGACGCCGTGCCATGCACCAACATCACCCTCTCCGGCGTCGAGCTGCTGCCGGCCTCCGGCGACACCGTCGACAACCCATTCTGCTGGAACGTCTACGGCAACGCAACCACGCCCACCGTGCCGCCGGTCGCGTGCCTCATGGAGGGCGTGCCTAGGAACGTGGAGGACAGCAGCAGTTTGAAGTGTTACTGA
- the LOC127342612 gene encoding polygalacturonase At1g48100 isoform X2: MEVVTARTAIALLLALLVATSFLCDGVHGRHHHHHTKRTNHSSARPPSRAPGPRRAPSPRHASPPAPPASPMPVAPAPAPADDDSDVYDLMKDFGAAGDGVTDDTDALKTAWDTACQADGEGVVVAAAGHSFLVHTTTFTGPCQGSVTLQIDGTIVAPSDPTTWPANSKRNWLVFYKADGVSLTGAGLIDGKGQKWWDLPCKPHKGGSTHGPCDSPVALRFFESNNVTVQGLKVQDSPEFHFRFDSCRGVHVNGLSISSPALSPNTDGIHVENTQDVLITNTVVSNGDDCVSIGAGTLNVHIENVTCGPGHGISIGSLGKQGSRACVANITVRNAVIRHSDNGVRIKTWQGGSGSVSAVTFENVRMDAVRNPIIIDQYYCLTKSCENATTAVFVSDITYAGIRGTYDVRGPPIHFGCSDAVPCTNITLSGVELLPASGDTVDNPFCWNVYGNATTPTVPPVACLMEGVPRNVEDSSSLKCY, encoded by the exons ATGGAGGTCGTCACCGCTAGGACCGCCATTGCCCTACTTCTCGCGCTCCTGGTCGCCACGAGCTTCCTTTGCGACGGCGTCCatggccgccaccaccaccaccacacgaaGCGGACCAACCACAGCTCCGCGCGCCCGCCGTCCCGGGCACCGGGGCCGAGACGAGCACCTTCACCAAGGCATGCGTCTCCGCCTGCCCCGCCGGCAAGTCCAATGCCTGTCGCTCCCGCGCCCGCGCCGGCGGACGACGACAGCGACGTCTACGACCTCATGAAGGATTTCGGCGCGGCCGGGGACGGCGTGACCGACGACACCGACGCGTTAAAGACAGCGTGGGACACCGCGTGCCAGGCCGACGGGGAGGGCGTCGTCGTCGCGGCCGCCGGGCACTCGTTCCTGGTGCACACCACCACCTTCACCGGGCCGTGCCAGGGCAGCGTCACGCTGCAG ATCGATGGCACGATCGTCGCGCCGAGCGACCCCACGACGTGGCCGGCCAACAGCAAGCGCAACTGGCTAGTCTTCTACAAGGCAGACGGCGTGTCGCTGACCGGCGCCGGCCTCATCGACGGCAAGGGACAGAAGTGGTGGGATCTCCCCTGCAAGCCTCACAAG GGAGGAAGCACGCACGGACCATGTGACAGCCCAGTG GCGCTGAGGTTCTTCGAGAGCAACAACGTGACGGTGCAAGGGCTCAAGGTGCAGGACAGCCCGGAGTTCCACTTCCGGTTCGACAGCTGCCGCGGCGTGCACGTCAACGGCCTCTCCATCAGCTCCCCCGCGCTGAGCCCCAACACCGACGGCATCCATGTCGAGAACACCCAGGACGTCCTCATCACCAACACCGTCGTCTCCAACGGCGACGACTGCGTCTCCATCGGCGCCGGCACCCTCAACGTACACATCGAGAACGTTACCTGCGGTCCCGGCCACGGCATCAG CATCGGGAGCCTGGGGAAGCAGGGCTCGCGGGCGTGCGTGGCCAACATCACGGTGCGGAACGCGGTGATCCGGCACTCGGACAACGGCGTGCGGATCAAGACGTGGCAGGGCGGCTCCGGGTCGGTGTCGGCGGTGACCTTCGAGAACGTGCGCATGGACGCCGTGCGCAACCCCATCATCATCGACCAGTACTACTGCCTCACCAAGAGCTGCGAGAACGCCACCACGGCGGTCTTCGTCTCCGACATCACCTACGCCGGCATCCGGGGCACCTACGACGTGCGCGGCCCGCCCATACACTTCGGCTGCAGCGACGCCGTGCCATGCACCAACATCACCCTCTCCGGCGTCGAGCTGCTGCCGGCCTCCGGCGACACCGTCGACAACCCATTCTGCTGGAACGTCTACGGCAACGCAACCACGCCCACCGTGCCGCCGGTCGCGTGCCTCATGGAGGGCGTGCCTAGGAACGTGGAGGACAGCAGCAGTTTGAAGTGTTACTGA